Proteins encoded in a region of the Paenibacillus sp. E222 genome:
- a CDS encoding serpin family protein, with protein sequence MQFNSNQELSESERKAALKEIEPKRIQAMNTMGLHILQQMGTKEKADGNNLLISPYSIAAAIGMAYNGSVGETRREMAEVMGWSELEMEQVNASQAALQQLLTHPGKGIQIGIANSMWMKDGISVEETYQTSLQQTYEAEIRTLNGQPAQAKEEINQWVKQQTEGMIPNLMQEPPEKEALMILVNAIAFDGNWMDEFDPEYTTDEEFKLANGKELSVRMMHQKKQFQYSENEDWQAVRLPYGDGQMHLLVVLPREGRTLDEIQQQLLDDPERLDTGSEYSLVELSLPRFRAEYGMNLKETLQQMGMEMAFDPYAANFTEMISPGPNLQVYIGQVLHRAVMEVSEQGTVAAASTLVGMAAGSAPPTDWTKMEVNRPFMVAVVDKSTGAWLFAGNVNQPEEIPSR encoded by the coding sequence ATGCAATTTAATTCGAATCAGGAGTTATCCGAGTCAGAACGAAAAGCTGCTCTGAAAGAGATCGAACCCAAAAGAATCCAAGCCATGAACACCATGGGGCTGCATATTCTTCAACAGATGGGTACAAAAGAAAAAGCTGACGGGAATAATCTGCTGATCTCTCCTTACAGCATTGCGGCGGCGATTGGCATGGCATATAACGGCAGCGTAGGTGAGACTAGGCGGGAAATGGCAGAGGTCATGGGGTGGTCGGAGCTAGAAATGGAGCAAGTGAATGCTTCTCAAGCGGCTTTGCAGCAGTTGTTGACCCATCCGGGAAAAGGAATACAGATCGGTATTGCGAACTCCATGTGGATGAAGGACGGAATCTCGGTAGAGGAAACGTACCAAACATCCCTACAGCAAACGTATGAAGCTGAAATTAGGACACTCAATGGACAACCAGCACAAGCAAAGGAAGAGATCAATCAATGGGTGAAGCAGCAAACCGAAGGTATGATTCCAAACTTGATGCAGGAGCCCCCCGAAAAGGAAGCCCTAATGATTCTGGTGAATGCCATTGCATTTGATGGTAACTGGATGGATGAGTTTGACCCGGAGTACACGACGGACGAAGAATTCAAGCTGGCAAATGGAAAGGAGCTGTCTGTGCGGATGATGCATCAGAAGAAGCAGTTCCAATACTCGGAGAATGAGGACTGGCAGGCGGTTAGGCTTCCTTACGGAGATGGCCAGATGCATCTGCTTGTCGTTTTGCCGCGAGAGGGACGTACGCTGGATGAGATTCAGCAGCAGTTGCTGGATGACCCTGAACGGCTAGATACTGGCTCCGAATACAGCTTAGTTGAGCTGTCCTTGCCGCGTTTTCGTGCGGAGTATGGCATGAACCTGAAAGAGACGTTGCAGCAGATGGGGATGGAAATGGCCTTTGATCCTTATGCCGCTAATTTCACGGAAATGATTTCTCCCGGGCCGAACTTGCAAGTATACATTGGTCAGGTACTGCATCGTGCCGTGATGGAAGTGAGCGAACAAGGCACTGTAGCTGCTGCTTCAACATTAGTGGGAATGGCGGCTGGAAGTGCTCCGCCCACAGATTGGACCAAGATGGAGGTTAATCGTCCATTTATGGTTGCTGTAGTGGATAAATCCACTGGAGCATGGTTATTTGCCGGGAACGTAAACCAACCGGAAGAGATTCCCTCCCGGTAG
- a CDS encoding GNAT family N-acetyltransferase: MSQPTPSPRIPRLLETNRIYLRPFESTDVDTYFPGLFDAELRRLTGTQNSFTRTQVERYIENAAQDDSRLMLLIALQENDQVIGEIALMDMHTKNRSAHIRIAIDQIEHQGKGYGSEALLLMLDYGFGICNLHRIELEVYAFNQRAIRTYEKLGFQREGVRRDALYYNHQYHDAIQMSMLENEFREQHVSRLG, from the coding sequence ATGTCTCAACCAACACCATCTCCGCGCATCCCACGTCTGTTGGAAACGAACCGCATCTATCTGCGTCCATTTGAATCGACTGACGTTGATACCTATTTCCCCGGATTGTTTGACGCCGAGCTGCGCAGACTTACTGGAACACAAAACAGCTTCACCCGTACCCAAGTAGAACGTTACATCGAAAACGCGGCCCAAGATGACTCACGCTTGATGCTGCTGATTGCCTTGCAGGAGAATGACCAGGTTATCGGAGAGATTGCACTGATGGACATGCATACCAAAAATCGAAGTGCGCACATCCGGATCGCCATTGATCAAATAGAGCATCAAGGAAAAGGCTATGGCAGCGAGGCACTGCTGCTTATGCTGGATTATGGTTTCGGTATCTGCAATCTGCACCGAATCGAGCTTGAAGTGTATGCCTTCAACCAACGTGCGATTCGTACATATGAGAAGCTCGGATTTCAACGCGAAGGCGTACGGCGAGATGCCTTGTATTACAATCATCAATACCACGACGCCATTCAGATGAGCATGCTGGAGAATGAATTCCGAGAGCAACATGTCAGCAGACTTGGATAA
- a CDS encoding DUF3105 domain-containing protein — protein MNMNHMQMDHEAGTSYLWLIVGAIVLLFSIAAYIWSSRTQKSVLAHMKKNERAVIKKKTRSIRMAAHALLGVSIIAFVLFFMQGALTKYDVADLNAGAAIDVTDDNYYGADHTEEPIQYEMTIPTSGPHNPHDIKFGFYTDFPGYPYLVHNLEHGDIIIYYRENASDELKQHLKYLAKFRKAGSGILAVPNKDIPEGSEVVVTAWTKTMKLDQFDDAKVGTFINKYINQGPEKIPASIRQGGGTM, from the coding sequence ATGAATATGAATCATATGCAAATGGACCACGAGGCAGGCACATCCTACCTGTGGCTTATCGTTGGGGCAATCGTTCTATTGTTCTCCATCGCAGCTTATATCTGGTCTTCACGCACCCAGAAGTCTGTACTGGCACATATGAAGAAGAATGAACGAGCTGTGATTAAAAAGAAAACCCGATCCATCCGCATGGCTGCTCATGCACTACTGGGGGTGTCGATCATTGCGTTTGTTCTTTTCTTCATGCAGGGGGCACTTACCAAGTATGATGTAGCAGATCTGAATGCTGGTGCTGCGATCGACGTGACTGACGATAACTACTACGGAGCAGATCATACGGAAGAACCGATTCAATATGAGATGACCATCCCAACGTCGGGGCCTCATAACCCGCATGATATCAAGTTTGGATTTTACACCGATTTTCCCGGCTATCCATACCTGGTACATAATCTGGAACATGGGGATATCATTATTTATTATCGTGAGAACGCAAGTGATGAGCTGAAGCAGCATCTGAAATACCTTGCCAAGTTCCGCAAAGCTGGATCAGGTATTCTCGCTGTGCCGAACAAGGACATCCCTGAGGGCAGTGAGGTCGTTGTGACGGCATGGACCAAAACGATGAAGCTGGACCAATTCGATGATGCCAAAGTAGGCACTTTTATTAATAAATATATTAACCAGGGACCAGAGAAGATTCCTGCCTCCATCCGCCAAGGTGGCGGGACGATGTAA
- a CDS encoding MMPL family transporter, protein MQERSGYGRWVAGKRSKWITLLVWIIIAVVLGVVWPAVGDRETNNAQDLSDSKPSVQAAAVAQKEFPGGEGVPALIVWRQAGGLTDEQIENIQALTERLDQDPVEQQQSVVPLYQLPPQALKGQLSEDGSTLVMPLFFNQEADSSQLKEGIEALEQKTKDIFGSDPFDVAIDDVSALSARVTGPVGISIDASGLFSSADVSLLIATVVLVLVLLLLIYRSPVLAIIPIIAVGFAYMVTSPILGFMADQGWITVDAQSISIMTVLLFGAGTDYCLFMISRFRQMLYQEPDKKKALFQAITGSSGAIAMSGFTVVAALLVLLFAEYGAYHRFAVPFSLSIFIMFIASLTLVPALLAIFGRGSFYPFVPRTHDMEVERAKKKGKPAPAPRKIKESWIGRTVVTKPWTVLVITLVLLGGLAAFSSQIKFTYDLLSSFPENVASREGFKVIGEQFSEGELAPAKVIIDTEGNETDLKQRLESLDYVSKVGEAQQGAENANITAYDVEFNLNPYSMEAMQHIPDLRATAEQALKDAGITSVDSHVWIDGQTAEQYDIEVTGERDASIIIPVVIGMITLLLLLYLRSVVATAYLIATVVLSYFSALGLGWLIIHYGLGADAIQGAIPLYSFVFLVALGEDYNIFMISSIWQKRKTMPLRQAIKEGVGETGSVITSAGLILAGTFAVLATLPIQVLVQFGIITAAGVLLDTFLVRPFMVPAITTLLGKWAFWPGKYVPVPEKAKKRQKQSM, encoded by the coding sequence ATGCAAGAACGTTCGGGCTACGGCCGCTGGGTTGCCGGCAAACGAAGCAAATGGATTACATTGTTGGTATGGATCATCATCGCGGTTGTTCTTGGTGTAGTGTGGCCTGCGGTAGGTGACCGTGAAACGAATAACGCACAGGATCTGAGTGATTCCAAGCCATCGGTGCAGGCGGCAGCAGTTGCCCAGAAAGAGTTCCCCGGAGGCGAAGGTGTTCCTGCGCTCATCGTATGGCGTCAAGCCGGGGGGCTGACGGATGAACAGATTGAGAACATTCAGGCGTTAACCGAGCGACTGGATCAAGATCCGGTGGAGCAGCAGCAATCTGTTGTACCACTATATCAGTTGCCGCCACAGGCCCTGAAAGGTCAGCTTTCGGAAGACGGAAGCACCTTGGTTATGCCGCTCTTTTTCAATCAGGAAGCTGATTCGTCACAGCTGAAGGAAGGCATTGAAGCACTGGAGCAGAAAACGAAAGACATTTTTGGCTCCGACCCATTTGATGTTGCCATTGATGATGTCAGCGCACTAAGTGCACGGGTTACTGGTCCGGTTGGGATATCGATTGATGCGAGCGGATTGTTCTCATCTGCGGATGTATCCCTGCTGATTGCAACCGTTGTGCTGGTACTCGTGCTGTTGCTGTTGATCTACCGTTCGCCAGTACTGGCGATTATCCCGATTATTGCAGTTGGGTTCGCTTATATGGTCACCAGTCCGATTCTCGGATTTATGGCGGATCAGGGCTGGATTACAGTGGACGCGCAGTCCATCTCGATTATGACGGTGCTGTTGTTCGGTGCAGGAACGGACTATTGCCTGTTCATGATCTCCAGATTCCGTCAAATGCTCTATCAAGAGCCGGATAAAAAGAAAGCACTCTTCCAGGCGATTACCGGATCGTCCGGTGCGATTGCGATGAGTGGATTTACAGTTGTTGCAGCACTGCTTGTACTGCTGTTCGCAGAGTATGGTGCCTATCATCGATTTGCCGTACCATTCAGTTTATCCATCTTCATCATGTTTATTGCGAGCCTGACGCTGGTTCCGGCATTGCTGGCGATCTTCGGTCGGGGTTCATTCTACCCGTTTGTACCTCGGACGCATGATATGGAAGTAGAACGTGCGAAGAAAAAAGGCAAACCAGCGCCTGCTCCGCGTAAAATCAAGGAAAGCTGGATTGGCCGTACAGTAGTCACCAAACCGTGGACGGTTCTGGTAATTACGCTGGTGTTGTTGGGTGGACTGGCTGCTTTCTCTAGCCAAATTAAATTCACGTATGACCTGTTATCGTCCTTCCCGGAGAATGTTGCATCTCGTGAAGGTTTCAAAGTTATTGGAGAACAGTTCTCGGAAGGTGAACTCGCTCCGGCGAAAGTGATTATCGATACAGAAGGTAACGAGACTGATCTGAAGCAGCGTCTGGAATCGCTGGATTACGTAAGCAAAGTAGGTGAAGCGCAGCAGGGTGCTGAGAATGCGAACATCACCGCTTACGATGTGGAATTCAATCTGAATCCATACTCGATGGAGGCGATGCAGCATATCCCGGATCTGCGGGCAACGGCTGAACAGGCATTGAAAGATGCTGGCATAACAAGCGTGGACAGCCATGTCTGGATCGACGGTCAGACGGCTGAGCAGTATGACATCGAAGTCACCGGAGAGCGGGATGCCAGCATCATTATCCCGGTGGTGATCGGGATGATCACGTTGCTGCTGCTGTTATACCTGCGTTCCGTTGTAGCAACGGCGTATCTGATCGCGACAGTAGTACTATCCTACTTCTCTGCATTGGGCTTGGGATGGCTCATTATTCACTATGGACTAGGAGCAGACGCCATTCAGGGAGCGATTCCGCTGTATTCCTTCGTATTCCTCGTGGCGCTGGGTGAGGACTACAACATCTTCATGATCTCGAGCATTTGGCAAAAACGCAAAACGATGCCACTTCGCCAAGCGATCAAGGAAGGTGTGGGGGAAACCGGATCTGTTATTACTTCCGCAGGTCTGATTCTCGCAGGTACGTTTGCCGTACTGGCAACACTGCCTATACAGGTACTGGTGCAGTTCGGTATTATCACGGCTGCGGGTGTCTTGCTCGATACGTTCCTTGTTCGACCGTTCATGGTGCCAGCCATTACCACGTTGCTGGGCAAATGGGCTTTCTGGCCAGGCAAGTACGTGCCTGTTCCAGAGAAAGCCAAAAAGAGACAAAAACAATCCATGTAA
- a CDS encoding TetR/AcrR family transcriptional regulator: MSKKKNPPRSPGRPKAGADQASAQSKILMTASRLFMEYGYEPVSLQQIASLCGVTKASIYYHFSSKPQLFTVAITSMMAMSMQQTALRMDAPGTLQERLEKVAEGRMQHSHVDTETMMREANTYLDADQLAQIREAEVRIYEVLATHFKREMDNGYLRSANPILLAHAFTSLLMLANREGVRDMYATIADLARELVALFLDGAAHKA; encoded by the coding sequence ATGAGCAAAAAAAAGAACCCGCCCCGCTCGCCCGGCAGGCCCAAAGCAGGCGCTGATCAGGCATCAGCCCAGTCGAAAATACTGATGACCGCCTCGCGGCTATTTATGGAATACGGGTATGAGCCCGTCTCTCTTCAGCAAATTGCCTCGCTATGCGGCGTGACCAAAGCATCGATCTATTATCATTTTTCCAGCAAGCCACAGCTGTTCACCGTCGCCATCACCAGTATGATGGCCATGAGCATGCAGCAAACAGCTCTTCGTATGGATGCACCCGGTACATTGCAAGAGCGGCTGGAGAAAGTTGCGGAAGGACGGATGCAACACTCCCACGTCGATACCGAGACCATGATGCGTGAAGCCAATACCTATCTGGATGCAGATCAGCTGGCCCAGATCCGTGAAGCCGAAGTCCGCATTTATGAAGTCCTTGCCACCCACTTCAAGCGGGAGATGGACAACGGTTATTTGCGATCTGCCAATCCGATACTGCTTGCCCACGCGTTCACTTCCTTGCTGATGCTGGCAAACCGCGAAGGCGTACGCGACATGTATGCAACGATTGCCGATCTGGCACGTGAGCTGGTAGCTTTATTTTTGGACGGAGCCGCTCACAAGGCGTAA
- a CDS encoding nucleoside hydrolase, giving the protein MTNQLSVYFNHDGGVDDLVSLFMLLQMDNVNVTGVSVIPADGYLEPATDASRKIIDRFGTYSVEVAKSNSRGKNPFPAAWRLHSFYVDALPVLNESGKMEAPLSAVPAHQHLIEKVRSTEGKTLLLFTGPLTDLARALDEAPDIEEKIDKLVWMGGTFERGNVEEPEHDGTAEWNVFWDPEAAYRVWQSGIQIDLVALESTNKVPLTPAVRNRWAAERRFEGVDFLGNCYAGCPPLVYSETNSTYYLWDVLTTASVGREDIVKKKTVNCIVIPDGPSQGRTVEQADGRPVQLVYDTDPEAFFTYMTDLGKKAAPQRY; this is encoded by the coding sequence ATGACGAACCAACTTAGTGTGTACTTTAACCATGACGGCGGCGTGGATGACCTCGTATCGCTGTTCATGCTTCTACAAATGGACAATGTAAATGTAACCGGTGTATCGGTTATTCCGGCAGACGGATATCTGGAGCCAGCTACAGATGCCAGCCGTAAAATTATCGATCGCTTCGGCACATATTCCGTAGAGGTAGCGAAATCCAACTCCAGAGGGAAGAATCCGTTTCCTGCGGCGTGGAGATTGCATTCCTTCTATGTAGATGCACTTCCAGTACTGAACGAATCCGGCAAAATGGAAGCTCCTTTGTCTGCCGTTCCGGCCCACCAGCATCTGATTGAGAAAGTGCGCAGCACCGAAGGCAAAACGCTGCTCCTGTTCACAGGACCGCTGACTGACCTCGCGCGTGCACTGGATGAAGCACCAGACATTGAAGAGAAAATTGACAAGCTTGTATGGATGGGTGGAACGTTCGAAAGAGGGAACGTTGAAGAGCCTGAGCATGATGGTACAGCAGAATGGAACGTATTCTGGGACCCGGAAGCGGCTTACCGTGTATGGCAGAGCGGTATCCAGATTGATCTGGTAGCCCTGGAAAGCACGAACAAAGTACCTCTGACACCTGCTGTACGTAACCGTTGGGCTGCAGAGCGTCGCTTTGAAGGCGTTGACTTCCTGGGTAACTGTTATGCAGGATGTCCGCCACTGGTATACAGCGAAACGAATTCCACGTACTATCTGTGGGATGTGTTGACTACGGCTTCCGTTGGACGTGAAGACATCGTGAAGAAGAAAACGGTGAACTGTATTGTTATCCCGGATGGTCCAAGCCAGGGGCGTACGGTGGAACAAGCAGACGGACGTCCAGTACAACTCGTGTATGATACCGATCCAGAAGCGTTCTTCACATACATGACGGATTTGGGCAAAAAAGCTGCTCCGCAGCGTTATTAA
- a CDS encoding methyl-accepting chemotaxis protein: protein MNSLFMRIFLFFSCLMLAAGAVLGITMYRSSAQLVEQSMGMQAQAVAERAAQSIDTSLYAPLSTGQDQTEYYDILREQLSQLRQANGLKYLYTLGKREENGAASYYYVVDGAAPDVEEDDFSPYGSPEENQYAGMLQAFAQNEPFRGDLTQDEYGATITAYVPIHGANGELLGLVGADLDSTAVYELMTRNRMTMIWTAFAIVLLSVLLVYGFAHYLTRPLVKLKKIIAEVGKGDLTVDVELGRKDEVGQLASEFKHLVTDTRDVMTGIRKSSDSLLQAAEGVSRHSQATAEASQRIAEHTDHTAKGAAEQVARAGEVTVAMEEITRSMQHIANSSSMVADVSEETTHNAMQGQTNINTAIDRMDKIHQANAQMEATTSQLAQYSSKIESVAHMMKGIASQTSLLALNASIEAARAGEHGSGFAVVASEVRKLAGESEQSSQHVTELIAEMTRQTAVLSSHMSASTSEVQAGLAVVQEAGRSFTSIHSGIETMNERLHEVSAASEQLSASAEEVSASVEDMEHISRKSSSSIQEVSAATDGQLQSMDEMSTSAESLRVLSSELNGLISRFKI, encoded by the coding sequence ATGAACAGTTTGTTTATGCGTATCTTTTTATTTTTTTCCTGTCTGATGCTAGCGGCAGGAGCCGTTCTTGGCATTACCATGTATCGCTCATCTGCACAGCTGGTTGAACAATCAATGGGCATGCAGGCGCAGGCTGTTGCCGAACGAGCAGCGCAATCCATCGACACCTCCCTGTATGCACCGCTCAGTACAGGACAGGATCAAACCGAGTATTACGACATATTGCGCGAACAACTCAGCCAGCTTCGCCAGGCCAATGGGTTGAAGTATCTATACACGCTTGGTAAGCGTGAAGAGAACGGAGCCGCATCGTATTATTACGTGGTGGATGGCGCTGCTCCAGATGTGGAAGAGGATGATTTCTCGCCTTACGGGTCTCCTGAAGAGAACCAATATGCGGGAATGCTGCAAGCCTTTGCACAAAACGAACCTTTCCGGGGCGATCTGACCCAGGATGAATACGGCGCAACGATTACAGCTTATGTACCCATTCATGGGGCTAATGGGGAACTGCTTGGTCTGGTTGGTGCCGACCTCGACTCTACTGCCGTCTACGAGCTAATGACACGCAATCGGATGACCATGATCTGGACTGCCTTTGCCATCGTATTACTCAGCGTGCTGCTGGTCTATGGATTTGCTCATTATTTGACCCGTCCTCTGGTGAAACTGAAGAAGATCATTGCTGAGGTAGGCAAAGGTGATCTGACCGTCGATGTCGAGCTTGGACGGAAGGACGAGGTTGGACAACTGGCTTCGGAGTTCAAACATCTGGTCACGGATACACGAGATGTCATGACAGGCATCCGCAAAAGCTCCGATTCCCTGCTGCAAGCAGCCGAAGGGGTATCCAGACACTCGCAGGCGACAGCGGAAGCCAGCCAGCGCATTGCTGAGCACACAGACCACACAGCCAAAGGCGCTGCGGAGCAGGTTGCACGGGCAGGCGAAGTAACTGTAGCGATGGAGGAAATTACACGCAGCATGCAGCATATTGCGAATTCATCTTCCATGGTGGCTGATGTATCCGAGGAGACGACCCATAACGCGATGCAGGGTCAGACCAACATCAACACAGCAATCGACCGCATGGACAAAATTCATCAGGCCAACGCCCAGATGGAAGCAACTACCTCCCAGCTTGCACAATACTCCAGCAAAATTGAATCGGTAGCCCACATGATGAAGGGCATCGCTTCCCAGACCAGTCTGCTGGCATTGAATGCAAGCATTGAAGCTGCTCGGGCCGGGGAACATGGCAGCGGATTTGCCGTTGTTGCTTCCGAGGTTCGGAAGCTTGCAGGGGAATCCGAGCAATCGTCCCAGCATGTGACTGAACTGATCGCCGAAATGACGCGTCAGACTGCCGTTTTATCTTCGCATATGTCGGCCAGTACCTCAGAAGTTCAGGCCGGTCTGGCTGTTGTTCAGGAAGCAGGACGCTCGTTCACGTCCATTCATTCCGGCATTGAGACGATGAATGAACGTCTGCACGAAGTGTCTGCCGCTTCCGAGCAGCTCTCCGCCAGTGCCGAAGAAGTATCCGCCTCCGTTGAGGATATGGAACATATCTCGCGCAAGTCTTCTTCCAGCATTCAGGAGGTTTCCGCTGCAACTGACGGGCAGCTGCAATCGATGGATGAGATGAGTACATCTGCGGAATCCCTTCGTGTGTTGTCCAGTGAATTGAACGGGTTGATAAGCCGATTCAAAATATAA
- a CDS encoding zinc ribbon domain-containing protein, whose amino-acid sequence MKCPVCNHENGNASFCERCGANLTPSSPTANSAQEQQSAAAEPEYTRWSSTQATPPHAPISPNTPSASRPVQHASDSSSTEGASASGNNNTNQWNNIVQNEKVQQAKEVSKQYLSYFLSVLTRPYQTMKTVGEQHSLNGWITMALIAVLSSTYFLITFARMDMDGLFIGGFIRPLLFTAISLVVAIALMYAILKIEKITFRPKTLVAQFGTLLVPAVASLVLANLFIVISYSIAIFFLIVSYLIIFVSLNTVLFQYPLNRTKAAIDSMYSVLIANVVLFFILSRFLGTTIIGLISLMYSPYGRL is encoded by the coding sequence ATGAAATGCCCAGTATGTAATCATGAAAATGGAAATGCCAGCTTTTGCGAGAGGTGCGGCGCTAATCTAACTCCTTCTTCCCCTACTGCAAATTCCGCTCAGGAGCAACAATCCGCTGCTGCCGAACCTGAATATACCCGTTGGTCGAGCACACAGGCGACACCTCCTCACGCTCCCATTTCTCCCAACACACCTTCTGCTTCCAGACCTGTACAACATGCATCCGACTCTTCCAGCACAGAGGGCGCTTCAGCTTCAGGAAACAACAACACCAATCAGTGGAACAACATTGTACAAAATGAGAAAGTTCAGCAAGCCAAAGAAGTAAGCAAACAGTATCTATCCTATTTCCTTAGTGTGCTCACCCGCCCTTATCAAACCATGAAAACCGTTGGTGAACAGCATTCTCTTAACGGTTGGATCACGATGGCTCTGATTGCGGTTCTATCCTCTACATACTTTTTGATTACATTCGCCCGGATGGATATGGACGGATTGTTCATTGGTGGGTTTATCAGACCACTGTTGTTCACCGCCATTTCATTGGTCGTAGCGATCGCGTTGATGTATGCCATACTTAAGATTGAAAAAATAACGTTCCGTCCCAAAACACTGGTTGCCCAGTTCGGTACATTGCTTGTGCCCGCTGTAGCGTCGCTCGTTCTGGCAAATCTGTTTATTGTTATCTCGTATTCCATCGCTATCTTCTTCCTCATTGTCTCGTATTTGATTATCTTTGTATCTCTTAACACGGTGCTGTTCCAGTATCCGCTGAATCGTACGAAGGCAGCCATCGATAGCATGTACAGCGTGTTGATTGCCAATGTGGTATTGTTTTTTATTCTCTCTCGCTTTCTGGGCACTACAATCATTGGATTGATTAGCCTGATGTATTCTCCATACGGTCGTCTGTAG
- a CDS encoding PLP-dependent aminotransferase family protein, translating to MNQLPKLMGNDSIPIYVQLSDHIKKEIIQRELVEHSKMPSVRKLAEMLGISTTPVEWAYQQLIAEGYVYSQPRRGYRVRPITDRYSEIQIPARTEPKDMQVHEHHHHERKIEGNAIRPIRVVGFDFHMSRNDFSLFPFGKWHQYANRIWREEAEELLFYGDPQGEWGLRCEIASYLGQFRGVNCSPEQVVLGAEQHLLMCLLVQTLTHKNGLQTIGVENPGYRLLPGTFRNYGYQVVPISLDDEGLDISELDRVGVKIISVSPSHQFPLGMTMPIARRLALLEWAERTGAYIIEDDYDGEFRYHGRPIPSMQGLREGSRVIYMGGFSQVLAPALCVHYMVLPKEIMGSFREMYKTILFEQSASRLHQRTLEMFMHEGELGKHIRKMRNVYKRKHDLIVQAIRQYFGEKVEIIGQNAGFHLVLRIASTQTAAELVAAALSAGIQISSTEYLWTDGSEPADGKREFIIGFAGIEAERIGPGIAALAKAWRDLYAL from the coding sequence ATGAATCAATTACCGAAACTGATGGGAAACGACAGCATCCCAATCTACGTACAGCTCTCGGATCACATCAAAAAGGAAATCATTCAGAGGGAGCTGGTGGAACATAGCAAAATGCCTTCTGTACGCAAGTTGGCCGAGATGCTGGGCATAAGTACAACTCCCGTAGAATGGGCATATCAACAATTAATTGCCGAAGGTTATGTATACAGTCAGCCGCGAAGAGGATATCGGGTACGTCCCATCACGGATCGTTATAGTGAAATTCAAATTCCGGCGAGAACCGAGCCTAAGGATATGCAAGTTCATGAACACCACCATCATGAACGTAAAATAGAGGGAAATGCAATTCGTCCAATAAGAGTGGTCGGATTTGATTTTCACATGTCACGTAATGACTTCAGCCTGTTCCCGTTTGGCAAGTGGCACCAGTATGCGAACCGGATCTGGCGTGAAGAGGCAGAGGAATTATTGTTCTACGGAGATCCACAGGGCGAGTGGGGCCTGCGATGTGAGATTGCCAGTTATCTTGGACAGTTCAGGGGCGTAAACTGTTCTCCAGAGCAGGTTGTATTGGGTGCAGAGCAGCACTTGTTAATGTGTTTGCTTGTGCAGACGTTAACTCACAAGAATGGACTACAAACCATTGGGGTAGAAAATCCTGGCTATCGACTGCTGCCGGGCACATTCCGGAATTATGGTTATCAAGTGGTTCCAATCTCCCTAGATGATGAAGGATTAGATATATCAGAACTGGATCGTGTGGGAGTGAAAATAATAAGTGTCTCACCTTCGCACCAATTTCCTCTGGGCATGACTATGCCCATTGCCAGAAGATTGGCTTTGCTGGAATGGGCGGAGCGAACGGGTGCATACATCATTGAGGATGATTATGACGGCGAATTTCGGTATCATGGACGGCCTATTCCGTCCATGCAGGGTTTGCGAGAGGGCAGCAGGGTGATTTATATGGGCGGATTTTCCCAAGTTCTCGCTCCTGCTCTGTGTGTTCATTATATGGTACTTCCCAAGGAGATAATGGGTTCCTTTCGGGAGATGTACAAGACGATCCTGTTTGAACAGTCCGCCTCCCGTCTTCATCAGCGCACGTTGGAAATGTTTATGCATGAGGGAGAGTTGGGTAAACACATTCGTAAAATGCGTAATGTTTATAAGCGCAAACATGACTTGATTGTTCAGGCAATTCGGCAGTATTTCGGAGAAAAGGTTGAGATAATTGGCCAGAATGCCGGATTTCATCTGGTGCTTAGAATTGCTTCAACACAAACAGCCGCGGAGCTGGTAGCTGCGGCGTTAAGCGCTGGTATACAGATTAGTTCAACAGAATACCTGTGGACGGATGGGAGTGAACCAGCAGATGGCAAAAGGGAATTCATTATAGGGTTTGCTGGTATTGAAGCGGAACGCATTGGACCGGGTATCGCCGCATTGGCAAAAGCATGGAGAGATCTTTACGCCTTGTGA